The DNA window CCTAGTCTCGAAGAAGTGCAGCCATTGGTAGGGCCGTGGCGGGAGGAGGCACTGTGATGCTCTGGAGGCTGCTATCTCGGGGAGTCCTGGGGTTGACTACCTCACCGCAAAAGGAGACCGCCAGGCCCCGTGGGCGGTGGGGAGACAGCTCTCCAATCCTTCCGCTTGCGCTGACGGCCCTGGGTGGACAGGAGGGCGCTGCTGGGGCACAATGCTCCCTCCTTGCCGCCGCCAGCCCCCGCACACCAAGGCGGAGCAGGCTTTCCCGCCACCGCCGCAATCGAGGATTAACGTGCTCTGAACCCGAGCGGCGGGATTAGCCCGCATGGACTTGGCGCCCGGCTTGGGGATTACCGCGCGCTCCCCCCCGACGTATATATTTCGGCCAGGCAGGCCGGCAGGCCGGGCCGAGCATGGCGGTAGCTGGGGGTGCCGCGAGCCGCAGGGGCCCTGGGCGGCCCTGCCCCTTCTCTATCGAGCACATCCTTTCCAGCCTGCCTGAACGGAGTCCCCCAACCCGGGCTGCTCGACCACCCCAGCCCAGCGGCCAACAGAGCCCCACGGAGCCCGGGGAACCCGGGGCGCCTGAGATTGTGTCCTGCGCCTGTTGTTGCTGCTGTGGACCCCGCGCAGCACCCCGCAGGACTCCGGAGGCGGCTGCCGGGCTGGGTGAGTGGACGCAGGATGTGAGGGCGGGACGCGGGACCTCTGGGCGCGGAGTAGTGGGTGGGGAGCTTGGCTCCTGCCCTGTGTTTCACAGCGCCCTCGCCTTGCAGGAGCGCGGCTACCGTGGCCACTGAGGCTGGGGCCCGCGGCGCCCTTGCCCTTAGCCGCGGCGGCTGGAGGCTCTGCGACTCTCCCTGGTGCTGGAGGCCCAGTCCCACAGCGACGCACTAGGCGCCACCGCACCATCTTCAGCGAGGAGCAGCTGCAGGCGCTCGAGGCGCTCTTTGTGCAGAATCAGTACCCCGACGTTGGCACGCGTGAGCGCCTGGCTGGCCGCATCCACCTGCGCGAGGAGCGCGTGGAGGTGGGTGCGGGGCAAAGCCACTCCGGTAAGCCGACTGCACGCGGGCTGCTGCTGGACGGCTAAAAGGTCCACGGCAAGAGAGTCCGCCTCCGGCTTGCATTCTTCTTTTTTCAAAGACTGCGTCGGCCCGAGCACCGCGTGGCATAGTGCGACCCAGCGCAGAAGAGGAAAGAGCCCTCCGTACAGCAAATGGGGCACAGGGCCGGTCCCGGGGCGGGTAGTAGGCGGGGGCATGCATGTGCGGGAAGATGCAGCTGGAACTGGAGGGGGGAGGCAAGACTGGTTTTCTTTGCaattatttaaaacttttctctctccccttcccgctttttttttttttttttttttcctgtgataaATGAGGCATTCGTTCATGTTCCAGATTTTGGGAAGTTCAGAAATTCACAAGCTGCATAAGGGGCGTCCTGGTCGCCGCTGGGCAGAGGCTGGGGCGGGAAAGGGTGGGAAAGGGGTTTCCATCCTGCATCAAGAGCCATTCGTCCCTATCTGCAGCAGATAAGGGAATGTGGTGTACCGCCGCTAAGGTGCTGGCTCTGCAGGCCTAGTCCACCACATCCCTGTGGTTAAGCCCCTACCCAGGTCGGACCCATAGATCTGGCCCTTGAGAGTGGCgcgagtgggggtggggggcacgCGGGTCCTGGGAGTCCCAGcagttccttctcctcttcctcctcaggtCTGGTTCAAGAACCGCAGGGCCAAGTGGCGACACCAAAAGCGCGCATCAGCATCAGTGTCAGCGAGGCTCCTGCCCGCGACCAAGAAACCTCCCAAGGAGAGATGctgatgggtctgggagctactcTTGATCTTGACCATGATCTTTGGGGTTcacaaagagagaggagagacctACTTGAACAGGAGCTAGGAGAACACTGCAGCCTCTTCCATCAGTCTCCACAGCTTCGTACTGTCTGGAGCTAGTGCTGGGGTGCCAGTATATGTGTGTCTGGTGTTAACTGCCCCATAGAAGGAGTGGACAGCAAGCACCTGAGTGTTCTGTCTTCCCCAGTGGCAATAAGGTAGGAACCAGGAAGGTTCTCTTGGGGTGGAGTGGGGCAAAAGAGCAACAGCTTCCTCAACCCCACTCACCACACAGAAAGGCATTGATTTCACCCCAGAATAGGAAATACCACTTGTCAACACCTGCATCTAGAATCCTCCCCAGAGGAGTCTCCCTCACTACCCCTGGGCAGGCTGGATTCCCTCCTCTCCTCATGGGGACATGGGCCCCACAGACCTGGTCTTCCACTCTCCTGGGGCTGGATGGTGGTGTCTGCACAGTCCTGTGCTGGGCCTTGGTGTCTGGACCTGCAGAATAAGAGGGTTGGATGAGGTAATTTTCAGAAGCTTTCTCACCTGCTCCTTATAGTGATatcaagaaataaacaaaaactacAAATACCACAGAAGCAGTTCAGAGTCCCAGATCTGCCCTGGCTCCATTTCTACATCCAGAAGAGAGCTGCCTCTACTGTCTCTTTCCAGGGAATGGGGAATTAAAGTCTTTTTTGGGAACTCAGCCCAGTAGGTCTGCAGTCCCTATTCCAGGTGCCCACAATAGAGCAGACTGGCTCATGGAAGGTGGCTAGACTCTCTGTGGGCCTGCTTTGTCCTCTAAGTGCTTCATGGACAAGGGTCCTTGGCTTCCTCCCTCTGGGTATTTCCATGCAGCAGAGTTTACCTCCCTTACAATGGTCAACCTCTGCCATGTAGGGTAGGGCAAGACAAGGTTGAATTGAGGTGACACCACACACATGGCCTTGGGAAATATCTGCTTTCTCCTCTACTATTTTGGCCCCAGGATGAAGGAAAGTGTAAAACAAGACTTCCATTTCTCCAAGTGGACTCATGCAGTGTGCCAGAGGCACCTAACACCTCATCTGGCTTGAGCACTTTGTTTTCTCTTCTTATGGGTCCTGGAGATTGTGGGGAGTGATATCTACAAGAGACCCTGTTCATTCATAAAAGCCAGACAATGGAAGCTAGGGCTGAATCTCCTGGGGCTCTCTAGGAATGACCGGTTCAGATAACACCAAGAAGGTACCATGTCTCCCAGCCAGAATGGCCCCTGCACTGCTGGGTACCTCCAGGACAGGCATTCTCACCACACACTGGGCTGTCACAAAACTTCTGCCTGAATCCTGGCCTTGCTCTTGAAGATTTCAAGGTGAACAAGACTGTGTCCTGGTCAGCTCCCCTGCAGCCTGGGGCACCACCATGTTGCTGGGTGATGTGTCTCTTTTCCTCCTTGGCTGAACAGCCATTTATCATTGTGTAGGGCAATCACAACCCGAGCTTGCCTGAACTCCACCTTCCATATGCTGCTGCTCTCCTGAGCTGTTTCCTCCCTATCTAATTGCTCCTTGGCAAGCTGAACCCCTTCAAGTTGACCACTGATATAAACATTCTTGAAATTTAGTCCCAAGTGCTCCCCTCTTCTTTATTGGTCTCCTTTTCCACCCTCAGTTTCCAATTCCCATCTCTCTGCCACATTCACATTGCTAACCCAGGCCTCTTCCCTGAGCTAGATATTTATATCAAATTTCCCCCCTAACTACTCCATCAGGAAACCCACAGGCTCATCAAGGTCACATTGTCTATAGTAAGCAAACCATCTGCATAAGCCAGAGAGGTAATAATCGTCCAACTGCTCTTTGTCCCTCACCCACCATACCCAGTCCAACAGCCAGTCGATTTTACTTCCAAATAAATAGATATAACTCAGAATCTACCttcttttcagttccaactgcaccAACCTGATGTAAATTACTGTCACTTCTCACCTTGACCATTGCTGCAATCTCCAACTTCGTCTATCTGTACCTACTTTGGCTCCCCCTTAATTCAGAATAAAGGTAATAAAACTCCTCACTAGAACTCATGAAGCTCTGTGCAGGCTGGCTCTGCCACTCCAGTGTCATCTCACACCTCACTGAACTGTGTGTATGGCAAAGGTCTGCTTTGGGATTTGCCTTGCTCCCTTCCACCACTGGGCCTTTGTATATGCTCTTCCTGTTTAATTGGTTCAACAATGCCTGTCCATTCATCTTTTGGATCTGCAATAACTTTCTGCCTGGAGAAATTTCCCTGACTTGCCTCACTAGGTCAAGATTccccaaataaaaaaattttcttgcattgccATAGCTTCTATTTTAGACTTGTTTGTAGAATGACCTAAATAGTTTCTCTCCTCCACATTGGACTGTTGGCTTTAAAAGCAGGAAATCACCATGAAGTCCTCAATGAGTCcatatgaatgaatggatgaccaCATATTGAAAAAGCAAAATTCAACTAAATCATTCTTCGGGCAGAACTTGTTCACTTGACATAATTCACAAAAAAAAACCTCCCTTTCGGAAGGAATTCCTGAAAAATGCTTAGGTAATTCTCTGTTCCGTTTCAGTGAGAATTGGCTTTCTTCTGAAAGACCACTCTGGTATTTAGGGACCTCCTGTAACCAGACATTTCTTTATTGAACAACTTTCTTATTCGTTGTTTTCATTAATCTTTTGTTAGAATAATTAAGAAAGAATTATCTTGGGGTTTTTGCATAAAGTTTGGAACGTGTATATAATCAAGTTTTCTGATGAATGTGTTTTTGTTAACACACTGAAACATATACAGTGATTATTGGTGACAAATCCAGAGCCTTTTGATTTCCCCCAAGCTGAAATTTCTCACGTTAGCATGAACAAATCAAACAGTCCCCACCACAGCGCCCCCTCATGTCCACGGATCAGTCAGGCATGAATGATGCAGGGCGGGAAAAAAGACTACAACTCCTATGAGAGCCAGCGTTAGTAATGACGTCACTACGGAGCGCCGACGTATGCTAAAAAAGCACTGCTTCCCTATTGGCTGACTGTTGGGAGGCGCTGGCAGAAAAGGTGTTCCCGCCGCCCCATACCCTGTGACGCGCCACTGTCGCCCGAGCGGTTCTGGGATAGTGATGGAGACGCCGGGAGTATCTACCCGGACCTTATTGCTCCCGGCCGCGTCGGGGCCCCAGAGGAAGCGATCGGCTGGGGAGACCGAAGCTGTGAGGAGCAAGCAGCGGGTCCTGGACGAGGAAGAGTATATAGAGGTAGTCACCTCAATGAAACGCCGGCGACTTCCGGGTCCCTCCCTGGTTTTGCGCTTCTCTCGGTTTCTTTCTCTCCGATCTTGGCTCTCCAGTCCGCTAGTGGAAGTGGAATAGCCGAGTCCCTGCACTTGAGGTGTGGACAGTCCCGAAAGCCAAGTAAATGGTGGGGAGGAAGATGTCCTTAACTGAGGAGGCACTAGCAATATTTTCAGGGGAAAGTAGAGGCGGCTGTGGCGAGGGTCGGGGACGTGAgtttttctattaaagtgtaagaGTTTGACACACTTGAAGGATGGTGGCAAAGAGGACTTGACTTAGTCTGCAATTATGGCAACAACATTGAGTGAGTGGGCTGCAGCCCCTAGAAGGAGGGGTTTGTTCTACTTCAAATACGCAGGAGGAAGGACTGGTATAAAGTTTAGTTTTAGACTGGTTAAATCTGGGACTTTTCTAGGATGTACTGACTGGCAGTATTAATGGACAGCTGGTTACACAGATTTGCTGCTTCCAGAGCTAGGTCTAGCTGGAGGTGCAGATTTGGGGATTTCACTGTGTGACCATAGTGACTGGCTGAAGTCACTGGAGAAAGGTTTGGATTGGAAATAGAAACTCCTTGGTACAGTGAAGGTG is part of the Callospermophilus lateralis isolate mCalLat2 chromosome 1, mCalLat2.hap1, whole genome shotgun sequence genome and encodes:
- the Gsc2 gene encoding homeobox protein goosecoid-2 produces the protein MAVAGGAASRRGPGRPCPFSIEHILSSLPERSPPTRAARPPQPSGQQSPTEPGEPGAPEIVSCACCCCCGPRAAPRRTPEAAAGLGARLPWPLRLGPAAPLPLAAAAGGSATLPGAGGPVPQRRTRRHRTIFSEEQLQALEALFVQNQYPDVGTRERLAGRIHLREERVEVWFKNRRAKWRHQKRASASVSARLLPATKKPPKERC